Genomic DNA from Halococcus saccharolyticus DSM 5350:
GCCGATGTCGGATTTGTGCTGAATGTCCGGACTGGCGATCTTCATGACAACGTCGCCGTCGATATCGGTCGCGAGACGCTCGGCCTCGGTCGGGGTGTCCACGACTGCCCCTTGCGGCGTCGGAATACCGTAGGCATCAAGCAGATCCATCGCTTCGACGCCGAGCGTATTCGAGGGGCGTTCGGCCGCCTGCTGGATGATATCTCGAGCCCGCTCGCGATCAACGTCGAACGACGCTGGAGCTTCGTACTCGCGGGTCGAAACTTCTCGATAGCGCGCAAGTGAAGCGAGACCCGTAACCGCCCGCGACGGGTCAAAGTAGGTCGGAATGCCAGCGTCGTCGAGGATATCGCGTGCTTCGTGCGTTGACTCCCCGCCCATCAGACAGGCGGCCACCGGAAGGTCATGCTCGTCCTGTGTCGTGCTCGTGATTTCAGCGAGTTCTTCGAAGGAGAGTATCGCCGTCGGACAAGCGAGCACGAGTGCTGCGCCGACGTTTGCATCGGAGAGCGCCATATCGAGCGCGTCGCTGAAGCGCTCGGCTGCTGCGTCACCGAGCACGTCCACTGGGTTGTAGATGTTCGCTTCTTCCGGGAGGACCTCCTCGAACGATCCGAGTGTGTCATCAGTGAAGGAGGCCAACTCCAGTCGAGAGTCACCGACTGCATCGGTCGCCAGCACCCCCGGTCCTCCCGCGTTTGTGATGACAGCAACCGCCTCGTTCTCCGGGAGTGGCTGCCCGTCGAGCATGCTCGCGGCGTCGAACAGCTCTTCGACTGTTTCCGCGCGAATAACGCCCGCCTGTTCGAGGCCCGCCTCGTACGCGCGCTCGCTGCCAGCGATCGCCCCCGTGTGCGAGGAGGCTGCTTGTGCGCCCGCCTCCGTCCGACCGGATTTCACGACCACGATCGGCGTTTCCTGAGTGACCTCCTGTGCTGTCTCGATGAATGCACCGCCGTCGGCGATATCTTCCAGATATCCGATAATGACATCGGTGTCGTCGCTCTCACCCCATGCCTCGACGAAATCGCGTTCGTTGAGGACGGCCTTGTTGCCGAGCGAAACCACGTCGCGAAAACCGATGTCGCGGTCGTTCGCCCAGTCCAGCACTGCAGTGATGAACGCACCCGATTGACTCATGAAGGAGATCGAGCCGTCTTGAGCGCTCTCGGGCCCAAATGTCGCGTTCATGTTCACCGACGTACTCATCACACCAACGCTGTTCGGTCCGACGAGATTCAGGCCATACTCGCTGGCTGTCTCGCGGAGTTTACGTTCACGAGTAGCTCCCTTGCTGCCTGCTTCACCGAAGCCAGCAGTGAGCACGACGACGTTCTCGATGCCAGCCGCCCCCGCATCACGGACGACCTCGACAGCGACAGCGGCTGGTACGACTACTACCGCGAGGTCCACAGGATCGGGAACCGAGCCGAGGTCGGGATAGCACTCGCGGTCGAATACTGTCTCCTTGTTCGGGTTGACGGGTACCACCTCCCCATCGAACTCGAGTAAATTGGCGGTGACCGCCCGCCCGACCGAGCCTTCACGCTCGGTTGCACCGACGACGGCCACGGTCGAAGGCGCGAATAGCTCCGAGAGATCACCCATCGGTCGTGAATTTGTCGGTAGTGTAATAATGCATGAGGTGGCGAACCCTGAACGATTCCCCCGATGAACAGCTCATGGTCGGAACAGTCATCGAATCTTGAGAAGAAAGCGTCTCGCTGCGTGGATTCATCAGACTGTGAGAACCGGAATCTCGCTCGTTCTGACGGTACGCGCGGTCACGCTACCGATGAGATAACGTCCGAGCCCGGTCCGACCATGGGTGCCCATCGAGACGAGATCGATTTCCTCGCTTTCGATGTACTGCTGTATCGCTCGGTAGGGTGTCCCCTCTACAACGTCAGTGACGACATCGAGACCGCGATTTTCACTCTCCTCAGCGACACCCTCGACAGTTCGCTCACATCGTTCTTTCCACGACTCGATCATGGGTGCGACATCGTACGAACCTACCACAGCACTGAGATCGACGACCGATAGCACGTGGACTGTCGCGTCGTACTGTTCTGCGATGGCCAGACCGTGGTCGACGGCGGCGGTTGCGGTATCGCTTCCGTCGGTCGGAATCAGAATTCTGTCATACCCCGAGCTCTCTTCAGGTTCGGACTGAGAAGTGAGAACAGGAACATCACTCGTCCTGACGACGCGTTCGGCGACGCTGCCGAGAAGATATCGATCGAGGCCGGTTCGTCCATGGGTGCCCATCGAGATCAGATCCACATCGTGCTCGTCGGCGTAGGAAAGAATCATCTCGTGTGGGACACCGTGTTCGACCGCCGTCTGGTACGTGGTTGGCGTTTCGTCTCCGAGTTCTTCGAGCACTTGGAGCGCGTCAGTGGCTTGTCGTTCGAGCGCTTCCCGTTGGTCGTTCGCCTCCGAGTCGATACCTGCGAGACCGCTACTGTACGTTCGATCGTCGACGACGCTCAGAAACCGGACCTGGCTGTCGAACGCCTCCGCCAGCCTCAGTCCGTGTCGCGCCGCAGCGTTCGCTCCCTTACTGCCGTCCGTTGGGACGAGAATGGTATCGTACATCATGTGTTGTTGTATCTCAGTGGTGTTTGTAGTTTGGCATCACTCATTCCAGACGGGTATCGTCGTATAGAGCAACCCCCGGGTGACGATCACCCGAGGATGTAGTCCAGTTTCGGGTAGCGCTCGATGAGTGGCTGGCCGTCGATCTCGTGCTGCTCGACGATGGCGTCGAGGCCGAGGATGCGCCCGGCACCGAAGGCGGCCACAGCGAGGAACACGAGCATGTACGCGAAGTCGCCGTTGATCAGGCCGTGGGTGACCTCCCAGTTCCCGAAGTAGAACAGGAGCATCATGAACGCGCCCCAGAACGCTGCGAGGCGGGTCAGGAAGCCCACGAGGAGTCCAAGTCCGATGAGGACTTCACCCCACGGGACGGCGACGTTCACGAAGTCGACGAACCACGGAGTCTGGCCCATCGTCGCGAACAGACCCACCAGCGGACTCCCTTCAGGGACCGCTCCGACCAGATATCCCTGTGCGTCGAATCCACCGGCAAGGATCTTGT
This window encodes:
- a CDS encoding acetate--CoA ligase family protein, whose amino-acid sequence is MGDLSELFAPSTVAVVGATEREGSVGRAVTANLLEFDGEVVPVNPNKETVFDRECYPDLGSVPDPVDLAVVVVPAAVAVEVVRDAGAAGIENVVVLTAGFGEAGSKGATRERKLRETASEYGLNLVGPNSVGVMSTSVNMNATFGPESAQDGSISFMSQSGAFITAVLDWANDRDIGFRDVVSLGNKAVLNERDFVEAWGESDDTDVIIGYLEDIADGGAFIETAQEVTQETPIVVVKSGRTEAGAQAASSHTGAIAGSERAYEAGLEQAGVIRAETVEELFDAASMLDGQPLPENEAVAVITNAGGPGVLATDAVGDSRLELASFTDDTLGSFEEVLPEEANIYNPVDVLGDAAAERFSDALDMALSDANVGAALVLACPTAILSFEELAEITSTTQDEHDLPVAACLMGGESTHEARDILDDAGIPTYFDPSRAVTGLASLARYREVSTREYEAPASFDVDRERARDIIQQAAERPSNTLGVEAMDLLDAYGIPTPQGAVVDTPTEAERLATDIDGDVVMKIASPDIQHKSDIGGVRVGVPDDEVADAYEDLVARAKNYQPNATVLGVQLQEQIDLDTGIETIVGINRDPQFGPLLLFGLGGIFVEILEDVAVRVAPVSESMATEMVDEIDAAPLLRGARGRESVDETALIETLQRISQLVADFPALLELDINPLVATPEGVVAVDLAATIDPEELDQ
- a CDS encoding universal stress protein; its protein translation is MYDTILVPTDGSKGANAAARHGLRLAEAFDSQVRFLSVVDDRTYSSGLAGIDSEANDQREALERQATDALQVLEELGDETPTTYQTAVEHGVPHEMILSYADEHDVDLISMGTHGRTGLDRYLLGSVAERVVRTSDVPVLTSQSEPEESSGYDRILIPTDGSDTATAAVDHGLAIAEQYDATVHVLSVVDLSAVVGSYDVAPMIESWKERCERTVEGVAEESENRGLDVVTDVVEGTPYRAIQQYIESEEIDLVSMGTHGRTGLGRYLIGSVTARTVRTSEIPVLTV
- a CDS encoding DoxX family protein: MAANQMTGEANTFRSNIGGITLTGKAHSLSAWFVLALRLMMGYAFLYSGVDKILAGGFDAQGYLVGAVPEGSPLVGLFATMGQTPWFVDFVNVAVPWGEVLIGLGLLVGFLTRLAAFWGAFMMLLFYFGNWEVTHGLINGDFAYMLVFLAVAAFGAGRILGLDAIVEQHEIDGQPLIERYPKLDYILG